From one Desmodus rotundus isolate HL8 chromosome X, HLdesRot8A.1, whole genome shotgun sequence genomic stretch:
- the CXHXorf66 gene encoding uncharacterized protein CXorf66 homolog encodes MDELSEPSGPEKSSSSSENVMRSSSPEILSISSSTENFIKPSRPKRVSRKSYRKRSLSKNNSESFVNDISEAKKRNVQSLPFPCEGKPLAKSSNKVDSKDNAFYDNVSDSDKMMYDNDGDGERETTIISD; translated from the exons ATGGACGAATTATCTGAGCCTTCGGGTCCAGAAAAGTCATCATCCAGTTCAGAAAATGTAATGCGTTCCTCGAGTCCAGAAATTCTATCTATATCATCTAGTACAGAAAATTTCATCAAGCCATCAAGGCCCAAAAGAGTGTCCAGGAAGTCATATAGAAAACGCAGTCTATCTAA AAATAATTCTGAGTCTTTTGTCAATGATATTTCTGAGGCCAAGAAGAGAAATGTTCAAAGTCTACCTTTTCCATGTGAAGGGAAGCCTCTTGCCAAGTCCTCCAATAAGGTAGATTCCAAAGACAACGCATTCTATGACAACGTGAGTGACAGTGATAAAATGATGTATGACAATGATGGTGACGGTGAGAGGGAAACAACCATTATTTCTGACTAA